From the genome of Triticum aestivum cultivar Chinese Spring chromosome 3B, IWGSC CS RefSeq v2.1, whole genome shotgun sequence, one region includes:
- the LOC123069419 gene encoding phytolongin Phyl2.2, with amino-acid sequence MLPASHPLLYACAFRDSALVAELAHDPDAGGAGTGDLPALAAALAASAPPHHCYVTHSTAGRAHALLLGPPLALAAVSLAPQLPASHLLLFLRRLRCLPEFRMREEMARLALRLPFPNEEALAREAADVAAVEAEAEEATRREAELAQGTPKREHGARGGAGQAWRRQLWLIVLVDLVLLGVLFAAWLAVCRGFSCIGR; translated from the coding sequence ATGCTCCCGGCCTCGCACCCGCTGCTCTACGCGTGCGCCTTCCGCGACAGCGCCCTCGTCGCCGAGCTCGCCCACGACCCGGACGCTGGGGGCGCCGGCACCGGCGACCTGCCGGCGCTCGCCGCCGCGCTCGCTGCTTCGGCGCCTCCGCACCACTGCTACGTCACCCACTCCACGGCGGGGCGGGCGCACGCGCTTCTCCTCGGCCCGCCGCTCGCGCTCGCCGCGGTCTCGCTCGCGCCGCAGCTCCCGGCGTCCCACCTCctgctcttcctccgccgcctgcGATGCCTCCCCGAGTTCAGGATGCGCGAAGAGATGGCGCGGCTGGCGCTCCGCCTGCCGTTCCCCAACGAGGAGGCGCTCGCGCGCGAGGCTGCTGACGTCGCCGCCGTTGAGGccgaggcggaggaggcgacgcGGAGGGAGGCTGAGCTCGCGCAGGGGACGCCCAAGCGGGAGCATGGAGCTCGCGGTGGCGCCGGGCAGGCGTGGAGGCGCCAGCTCTGGCTGATCGTCCTCGTGGATCTCGTCCTCCTCGGTGTACTCTTCGCGGCCTGGCTCGCCGTGTGCAGGGGTTTCAGCTGCATTGGCCGGTAA